AACGGCTCCCCCCTTATGTCTTTGCGGTGGTTAACGAGCTGAAATCCGCCGCCCGCAACCGGGGGGAGGATATCATCGACTTCGGCATGGGCAATCCGGATCAGCCGACTCCGCAGCATATCGTGGATAAGCTGGTGGAAGCGGCGGGGCAGGGGCGCAACCATCGCTACTCCCTGTCGCGGGGTATCCTTGGCCTGCGTAAGGCCCTCTGCGGCTATTACAAACGCCGCTTCGACGTGGATCTCGATCCGGACAACGAGGCCATCGTGACCATCGGCTCCAAGGAGGGGATTTCCCACCTGGCTCTGGCCATTACCACTCCCGGTGACACGGTGCTGGTGCCCAACCCCACCTATCCGATCCACATGTACGCCTTTGTCCTGGCCGGGGCCGATATTCGCCATGTTCCCCTGTGTCCCGGTTACGACTTTTTCGAAGAGATGACCAAAGCGGTACAGGGTACCTGGCCGAAGCCCAAGATCCTGGTGATCAACTTTCCCAGCAATCCGACGGCGATGGTGGTGGACTTGTCGTTTTATGAAAAGGTGGTGGCTTTCGCCAAGGAGCATGATCTCATCGTGCTGTCCGATATCGCTTATGCCGAAATCTGTTTCGACGACTACCGTGCCCCCAGCATTCTGCAGGTTCCCGGGGCCAAGGATGTGGCGGTCGAGTTCTACACCCTTTCCAAGACCTACAACATGCCCGGATGGCGGGTGGGCTTCGCGGCGGGCAATCCCCGGCTGATCAAGGCCTTGTCCCGCATCAAGTCCTACCTGGATTACGGCATGTTCCAGCCCATCCAGATTGCGGCGGCCATCGCCCTCAACGGTCCCCAGGAGTGTGTGGAGCAGATCCGCCAGATATACGAGAACCGGCGCGATGTGCTGTTGGAGGGACTTTCCCGGGCCGGATGGGAGATTGACCGGCCCAAGGCCTCCATGTTCGTCTGGGCGCGCATTCCCGAGGAGCATCGCAAGCTGGGATCGCTGGAATTCACCAAGCTGCTGCTCAAGGAGGCCAAGGTGGCGGTCAGTCCGGGCATCGGTTTCGGGGCCCACGGCGATGACTATGTTCGCATTGCTCTCATCGAGAATGAAAATCGTACCCGGCAGGCCATTCGCAG
The nucleotide sequence above comes from Magnetococcales bacterium. Encoded proteins:
- the alaC gene encoding alanine transaminase → MEEEFYRIKRLPPYVFAVVNELKSAARNRGEDIIDFGMGNPDQPTPQHIVDKLVEAAGQGRNHRYSLSRGILGLRKALCGYYKRRFDVDLDPDNEAIVTIGSKEGISHLALAITTPGDTVLVPNPTYPIHMYAFVLAGADIRHVPLCPGYDFFEEMTKAVQGTWPKPKILVINFPSNPTAMVVDLSFYEKVVAFAKEHDLIVLSDIAYAEICFDDYRAPSILQVPGAKDVAVEFYTLSKTYNMPGWRVGFAAGNPRLIKALSRIKSYLDYGMFQPIQIAAAIALNGPQECVEQIRQIYENRRDVLLEGLSRAGWEIDRPKASMFVWARIPEEHRKLGSLEFTKLLLKEAKVAVSPGIGFGAHGDDYVRIALIENENRTRQAIRSVKKFLHAGADISH